From a single Nymphaea colorata isolate Beijing-Zhang1983 chromosome 4, ASM883128v2, whole genome shotgun sequence genomic region:
- the LOC116253338 gene encoding uncharacterized protein LOC116253338, with translation MASRGGGLKGYYRQKKSSGSIGKAATTASKAKQGVSLGAPSPQPAALVTSSGGSLDLRDDVNQDEEILRQFDLDMSFGPCLGISRMERWERADRLGLNPPKNVESLLKAGNASLDCLLEGRV, from the exons atggcGTCGAGAGGGGGAGGCCTCAAGGGTTACTACAGGCAGAAGAAGAGCAGCGGCAGCATCGGAAAAGCAGCTACAACGGCGTCAAAGGCGAAGCAGGGCGTTAGTTTGGGCGCCCCTTCACCACAACCGGCTGCCTTGGTCACATCCTCCGGCGGATCCCTTGACCTGAGAG ATGATGTTAATCAGGACGAGGAGATCCTTAGGCAGTTTGATCTGGACATGAGCTTTGGACCGTGCCTTGGGATTAGCAGAATGGAGCGCTGGGAACGAGCTGATCGCCTAGGCCTGAACCCACCCAAGAACGTGGAGAGCCTTCTGAAAGCAGGCAATGCATCCCTTGATTGCCTCTTGGAAGGGCGCGTTTAG
- the LOC116253109 gene encoding RNA polymerase sigma factor sigA, with translation MATAAVVGLSTGKRLLSSSFFTLDLAEKIFPIHDHGATYFFASSQRNVIVSKKSSSFSSRFPSGQHIQSMKSLKEHSDMPSVHSTTETCFQSSNFFEQQTGLDVESTLEVLILLQKSMLEKQWNLSLEQQRTSDALKRNSKEIEVTRSGLSARQRRTNLRMKLQNQAICKIPASKRRQVGSNINRELLQSHVPGYLKGISNDGLLTHTEVVHLSEKIKAGMHLEKHRQRLKERLGFEPSDEQIASSLKISRAELNSQMIESSLARDKLTMSNVRLVMSIAQKYDNMGTEMADLIQGGLIGLLRGIEKFDSSKGFRISTYVYWWIRQGVSRAMIENSRTLRLPTHLHERLNLIRNAKTRLKEKGITPSVAMIAESLNMSEKKITNATEATNKIFSLDRDAFPSLNGLPGDTFHSYIADNNLTNNPWHGVEEWSLKDEVNRLISSTLVEREQDIVRLYYGLDRESHTWEDISKQIGLSRERVRQVGLVALEKLKLAARMQRLEAMLVKH, from the exons ATGGCTACTGCAGCAGTGGTTGGACTAAGCACAGGGAAGAGGCTTCTAAGTTCTTCATTCTTCACTCTTGATTTAGCCGAGAAAATTTTCCCAATTCATGATCATGGGGCCACATActtttttgcatcttctcaaAGGAATGTCATTGTTTCGAAAAAATCTTCCAGTTTCAGCTCCAGGTTTCCATCTGGTCAGCACATACAGTCAATGAAATCCCTTAAAGAGCACTCTGATATGCCATCTGTTCATTCTACTACGGAGACATgctttcaaagttcaaacttttTTGAGCAACAAACAGGATTGGATGTTGAATCTACATTGGAAGTTCTCATACTTCTCCAGAAGTCCATGCTGGAAAAGCAATGGAACCTTTCACTTGAGCAACAAAGGACAAGTGATGCATTAAAAAGGAACTCTAAAGAAATTGAAGTGACTCGTTCAGGGTTATCTGCAAGGCAGCGAAGAACCAATCTGAGGATGAAGTTACAAAATCAAGCCATCTGTAAGATACCTGCAAGCAAAAGGAGGCAGGTTGGTTCTAATATCAACCGAGAATTGCTGCAGAGTCATGTACCTGGTTATCTGAAAGGTATATCAAATGATGGTTTACTCACCCACACTGAAGTTGTTCACCTATCAGAGAAGATCAAGGCTGGGATGCATCTTGAGAAACATAGACAGAG GTTGAAAGAGAGACTGGGATTTGAGCCTTCTGATGAACAAATTGCTTCTTCCTTGAAAATATCCCGTGCTGAATTAAATTCACAAATGATTGAAAGCTCTTTGGCACGAGACAAACTGACAATGAGTAACGTGCGCCTTGTTATGTCTATTGCGCAAAAATATGATAACATGGGAACTGAAATGGCCGACCTGATTCAG GGTGGTCTAATTGGATTGCTACGTGGCATTGAGAAGTTCGACTCCTCGAAGGGTTTCAGGATCTCGACATATGTTTATTGGTGGATACGTCAG GGAGTTTCAAGAGCTATGATCGAGAACTCAAGGACACTAAGATTGCCTACCCATTTGCATGAAAGATTAAACTTAATAAGGAATGCTAAGACAAGACTGAAAGAGAAGGGAATAACGCCTTCTGTAGCG ATGATAGCAGAAAGTTTGAATATGTCAGAAAAGAAGATCACTAATGCAACAGAG GCAACCAATAAGATATTCTCCCTTGATAGGGATGCATTTCCATCATTGAATGGTCTTCCTGGAGATACTTTCCATAGC tacaTTGCAGATAACAATCTCACAAACAACCCATGGCATGGGGTAGAAGAATGGTCCCTCAAG GATGAAGTTAACAGGCTTATTAGTTCAACACTTGTAGAGCGGGAGCAGGATATAGTGCGACTTTACTATGGATTGGATAGAGAATCACACACATGGGAGGATATTAGCAAACA GATTGGATTATCAAGAGAGAGAGTTAGACAAGTGGGACTTGTTGCCCTGGAGAAGCTGAAGCTTGCAGCCAGAATGCAGAGGCTTGAGGCTATGCTGGTTAAACATTAG